The following are encoded together in the Streptomyces flavofungini genome:
- a CDS encoding IclR family transcriptional regulator: MASVDDAPPDGASSDTADAGAGPTLIGSVQRAMRLLEAAATHPGGAPAKQLAREAGLALPTAYHLLRTLSHEGYLRREKGVFVLGDAAERLSAGAAEQNRRAMIGETLEHWRDAIGVPVYFALYRDGEIEIVSVADTSGNPAVEEWADFRETGHAHAIGQCLLAQLDDAARRDHLARHPVRSLTPNTVRDDRAFLRRLEAVGRMTPVTEYQEYALGTVCAAIPVTVGTTAATVAISVPSSQAGRLAPATRLLQEELGKLLRTLAFSISI; this comes from the coding sequence ATGGCCTCGGTTGACGACGCGCCCCCGGACGGAGCGTCCTCCGACACCGCCGACGCGGGCGCGGGCCCCACCCTCATCGGCTCCGTGCAGCGAGCCATGCGTCTGCTGGAGGCGGCCGCCACGCACCCCGGCGGAGCCCCCGCCAAGCAGCTCGCCCGCGAGGCGGGCCTGGCCCTGCCGACCGCGTACCACCTGCTGCGGACCCTGAGCCACGAGGGCTATCTGCGCCGGGAGAAGGGCGTGTTCGTGCTCGGCGACGCGGCGGAGCGGCTGAGCGCGGGAGCGGCGGAGCAGAACCGCCGAGCCATGATCGGCGAAACCCTGGAGCACTGGCGCGACGCCATCGGCGTGCCCGTGTACTTCGCCCTCTACCGCGACGGGGAGATCGAGATCGTGTCCGTCGCAGACACCTCGGGCAATCCGGCCGTCGAGGAGTGGGCCGACTTCCGTGAGACCGGCCACGCCCACGCGATCGGACAGTGCCTCCTCGCCCAACTCGACGACGCGGCACGGCGGGACCACCTCGCCCGTCACCCGGTCCGCTCCCTCACCCCGAACACGGTGCGTGACGACCGGGCGTTTCTGAGGCGGCTGGAAGCGGTGGGGCGGATGACGCCGGTGACGGAGTATCAGGAGTACGCGCTCGGAACGGTCTGCGCCGCGATCCCGGTCACGGTGGGCACCACCGCGGCCACGGTGGCGATCTCCGTGCCGTCGTCGCAGGCGGGCCGTCTGGCGCCGGCGACACGGCTGTTGCAGGAGGAGCTCGGAAAGCTACTACGAACACTCGCCTTCTCTATCAGTATCTGA
- a CDS encoding DUF5326 family protein: MREIFAGMPWWVKWIAVPVIALVVFGGLIASVVGFVFGLLFKLLLFVALVGGLVYVVRKFISSSSSSRSDW, from the coding sequence ATGCGAGAGATCTTCGCGGGTATGCCGTGGTGGGTGAAGTGGATCGCGGTGCCGGTCATCGCGCTGGTGGTCTTCGGCGGGCTGATAGCGAGCGTCGTCGGCTTCGTCTTCGGCCTGCTCTTCAAGCTGCTGCTGTTCGTGGCCCTGGTGGGCGGACTCGTCTACGTCGTACGGAAGTTCATATCCAGCTCGTCCTCGTCCCGAAGCGACTGGTGA
- a CDS encoding low molecular weight protein-tyrosine-phosphatase, whose translation MPDASVPAPSTGTVPAPYAVCFVCTGNICRSPMAASVFRALVRDAGLDGLVVVDSAGTDGWHEGDPADPRTDAVLKSAGYETGHVAHQFQADWFAGRDLVIALDRGHQRTLRRLAPTPADADKVRLLRSYDPEADGDPDVPDPYYGDADGFAECLTMVEAASEGLLDAVRDVVEGRAA comes from the coding sequence ATGCCCGACGCCTCCGTGCCCGCGCCGTCCACCGGCACCGTCCCCGCGCCGTACGCCGTGTGCTTCGTCTGCACCGGCAACATCTGCCGCTCGCCCATGGCCGCGTCGGTCTTCCGCGCGCTCGTCCGTGACGCGGGCCTGGACGGCCTCGTCGTGGTGGACAGCGCGGGCACCGACGGCTGGCACGAGGGCGACCCCGCCGACCCCCGCACCGACGCCGTACTGAAGTCCGCGGGCTACGAGACCGGCCACGTGGCCCACCAGTTCCAGGCGGACTGGTTCGCCGGGCGCGACCTGGTCATCGCCCTGGACCGCGGCCACCAGCGCACCCTGCGCCGCCTCGCGCCCACCCCCGCGGACGCGGACAAGGTGCGCCTGCTGCGCTCGTACGACCCCGAAGCCGACGGCGACCCGGATGTTCCCGACCCCTATTACGGCGACGCCGACGGCTTCGCCGAGTGCCTGACCATGGTGGAGGCGGCGAGCGAGGGCCTGCTCGACGCGGTACGGGACGTGGTGGAGGGACGGGCGGCATGA
- a CDS encoding cystathionine gamma-lyase: MRDDERIPGHAATSAHADRSTGAPPAGDGTRAVRAGLPEPAKYEPTLPGPVFAAHFHLPGEPTGPYTYGRDENPTWTHLERAIGELESPADDSVETLVFASGMAAISSVLFSQLRAGDAVVLPDDGYQALPLVREQLTAYGIEVRTAPTGGDAQLDVLDGARLLWLETPSNPGLDVCDVRRLADAAHARGALVAVDNTLATPLGQRPLDLGADFSVASGTKQLSGHGDLLLGYVACRDAELTAAVRRWRKIVGAIPGPMEAWLAHRSLATLHLRVDRQNANALALAEALRDRADVTGLRYPGLPGDPSYTLATRQMRRFGCVVSFELPSRAHSERFLDALRLVDDATSFGGVRSTAERRGRWGGDAVAEGFIRFSAGAEDADDLVADVLRALDEAKA, translated from the coding sequence ATGAGGGACGACGAGCGGATACCGGGGCACGCCGCCACCTCCGCGCACGCCGACCGAAGCACCGGAGCGCCCCCGGCCGGCGACGGCACCCGGGCGGTGCGTGCCGGCCTCCCCGAACCGGCGAAGTACGAGCCGACCCTGCCGGGCCCCGTGTTCGCCGCGCACTTCCACCTCCCCGGCGAACCGACCGGACCGTACACCTACGGCCGCGACGAGAACCCGACCTGGACCCACCTGGAGCGCGCCATCGGGGAACTCGAATCCCCCGCGGACGACTCCGTGGAGACCTTGGTCTTCGCGTCCGGCATGGCCGCGATCTCGTCAGTGCTCTTCTCCCAGCTCCGCGCGGGCGACGCCGTGGTGCTGCCGGACGACGGCTATCAGGCGCTGCCGCTGGTGCGTGAGCAGCTCACGGCGTACGGCATCGAGGTGCGCACCGCGCCCACCGGCGGCGACGCGCAGCTCGACGTGCTCGACGGCGCCCGCCTCCTGTGGCTCGAGACGCCCTCCAACCCCGGCCTCGACGTGTGCGACGTGCGACGTCTCGCCGACGCCGCCCACGCGCGCGGCGCCCTGGTGGCCGTCGACAACACCCTCGCCACTCCGCTCGGCCAGCGCCCCCTGGACCTCGGCGCCGACTTCTCCGTGGCCAGCGGCACCAAGCAGCTCTCCGGGCACGGCGATCTCCTGCTCGGGTACGTGGCCTGCCGCGACGCCGAGCTCACGGCCGCCGTCCGGCGCTGGCGCAAGATCGTCGGGGCCATCCCAGGACCCATGGAAGCCTGGCTCGCCCACCGCTCGCTCGCGACGCTCCACCTGCGGGTCGACCGGCAGAACGCGAACGCCCTGGCCCTGGCCGAGGCCCTGCGCGACCGCGCGGACGTGACCGGACTGCGCTATCCCGGCCTGCCGGGCGACCCCTCGTACACGCTCGCCACACGGCAGATGCGGCGCTTCGGGTGCGTGGTGTCCTTCGAGCTGCCCTCACGCGCGCACAGCGAGCGCTTTCTCGACGCGCTGCGGCTCGTGGACGACGCGACGAGTTTCGGCGGCGTACGGTCCACCGCCGAGCGGCGCGGCCGCTGGGGCGGGGACGCCGTTGCGGAGGGCTTCATCCGCTTCTCTGCGGGCGCCGAGGACGCCGACGACCTGGTGGCGGATGTGCTGCGGGCGCTGGACGAGGCGAAGGCCTGA
- a CDS encoding NUDIX domain-containing protein translates to MTVRPVVKRTARAVLLDGDDLILIKRTKPGVDPYWLTPGGGVEEDDATVIDALHREVHEELGAKIVDVVPCFVDTVEHIGADGGATGVKVQHFFVCRLESMDLAQRHGPEIDEPAGEYEIVRVPFTRVGIASVHLVPLSLRHYLDGNIEGVRAMHAPDLG, encoded by the coding sequence ATGACCGTCCGACCCGTGGTCAAGCGCACCGCACGTGCCGTCCTCCTCGACGGGGACGACCTGATCCTCATCAAGAGGACCAAGCCCGGCGTGGATCCGTACTGGCTCACCCCGGGCGGCGGCGTGGAGGAGGACGACGCGACCGTCATCGACGCGCTCCACCGGGAAGTGCACGAGGAACTGGGCGCCAAGATCGTCGACGTGGTGCCCTGCTTCGTGGACACCGTCGAGCACATCGGCGCGGACGGCGGCGCGACCGGTGTGAAGGTGCAGCACTTCTTCGTCTGCCGCCTGGAGTCCATGGACCTCGCCCAGCGGCACGGTCCCGAGATCGACGAACCCGCCGGTGAGTACGAGATCGTGCGGGTGCCGTTCACCCGCGTCGGGATCGCCTCGGTGCACCTGGTGCCGCTGTCGCTGCGGCACTATCTCGACGGGAACATCGAGGGTGTACGGGCGATGCACGCCCCCGACCTGGGCTGA
- a CDS encoding globin domain-containing protein, producing the protein MDAPTTTSAGNGSSGDSGGSGGWFTPRRTPTPQEGTQAPQTAEQDASAPEPDEGPREAPSGRRVSAIRPLGRPAATDTTEPTAGRISTRVSPAQVMHADEDVAHTVADEDATADADAHPDTPTRPEAAEAPAEAAPPPAAPAPSQSSASPDAALVQRTMAEIAPVSDKVTSYFYALLFTRHPDLRGLFPAAMDTQRDRLLKALLTAAENIDRTDVLVSYLRNLGRGHRKYGTQPEHYPAVGECLLGALSRYASTSWDEETEAAWIRAYTRISQVMIDAAAEDELRAPAWWYAEVVSHDLRTPDIAVITVRPDQPYPFLAGQYTSLETPWWPRIWRHYSFASAPRSDGLLSFHVKAVPAGWVSNALVHRARPGDVVRLGPPSGSMTVDHSTDSGLLCLGGGTGIAPIKALVEDVAEHGRRRPVEVFYGARTDHDLYDIDTMLRLQQTHPWLAVRPVVDNRAQLPDAVREYGPWNEYDAYLSGPPGMIRSGVDALRDVGIPVGRIRHDSVEELVAASD; encoded by the coding sequence ATGGACGCTCCGACCACCACGTCGGCGGGCAACGGCTCTTCCGGGGACAGCGGCGGTTCTGGCGGCTGGTTCACGCCACGCAGGACACCGACGCCTCAGGAGGGCACGCAGGCACCGCAGACGGCGGAGCAGGACGCGTCGGCGCCCGAACCCGACGAGGGGCCCAGGGAGGCGCCCTCGGGGCGGCGGGTGTCGGCGATACGCCCCCTCGGCAGACCGGCGGCCACCGACACGACGGAGCCGACTGCGGGCCGAATATCCACCAGGGTGTCCCCGGCGCAGGTGATGCACGCGGACGAGGACGTCGCGCACACGGTGGCCGACGAAGACGCGACCGCAGATGCGGACGCCCACCCCGACACCCCCACCCGGCCCGAAGCCGCCGAGGCCCCCGCCGAAGCAGCTCCGCCCCCCGCCGCCCCCGCCCCAAGCCAGTCGAGCGCCTCCCCCGACGCCGCCCTCGTCCAGCGCACGATGGCCGAGATCGCCCCCGTCTCCGACAAGGTCACCTCGTACTTCTACGCGCTCCTGTTCACCCGCCACCCCGACCTGCGCGGTCTGTTCCCGGCCGCGATGGACACCCAGCGCGACCGGCTCCTCAAGGCGCTCCTCACGGCCGCGGAGAACATCGACCGCACCGACGTACTCGTCTCGTACCTGCGCAACCTCGGCCGCGGACACCGCAAGTACGGCACCCAGCCCGAGCACTACCCGGCCGTCGGGGAGTGCCTGCTCGGCGCGCTGAGCCGGTACGCGAGCACCAGTTGGGACGAGGAGACCGAGGCCGCCTGGATCCGGGCGTACACGAGGATCTCCCAGGTCATGATCGACGCCGCCGCCGAGGACGAGCTGCGGGCACCCGCCTGGTGGTACGCGGAGGTCGTCTCGCACGACCTCAGGACACCGGACATCGCTGTCATCACCGTCCGCCCCGACCAGCCCTACCCGTTCCTCGCGGGCCAGTACACAAGCCTGGAAACCCCCTGGTGGCCGCGCATATGGCGGCACTACTCCTTCGCTTCGGCGCCCCGCTCCGACGGGTTGCTCTCCTTCCATGTGAAGGCCGTCCCCGCGGGCTGGGTGTCCAACGCCCTGGTGCACCGCGCCCGCCCCGGCGACGTGGTCAGGCTCGGACCGCCGTCCGGTTCGATGACCGTGGACCACTCGACCGACAGCGGGCTGCTGTGCCTGGGCGGGGGGACCGGCATAGCGCCCATCAAGGCGCTCGTGGAGGACGTCGCGGAGCACGGCAGGCGGCGCCCGGTCGAGGTCTTCTATGGCGCGCGCACCGACCACGACCTGTACGACATCGACACGATGCTGCGCCTCCAGCAGACCCACCCGTGGCTGGCCGTGCGACCGGTCGTCGACAACCGGGCCCAACTGCCCGACGCGGTGCGTGAGTACGGGCCGTGGAACGAGTACGACGCCTATCTCTCGGGCCCGCCCGGGATGATCCGCAGCGGAGTGGACGCGCTGCGGGACGTGGGCATCCCGGTCGGCCGCATCCGGCACGACTCGGTGGAGGAACTGGTCGCGGCGAGCGACTGA
- a CDS encoding cupin domain-containing protein has product MKAFRLDELEAERAANDGAYLQFLRERNMSVGLYALDAGDSDPQQPHRQDEVYMVVSGRASITVGMETTEVARGSVVYVPAGVPHKFHHISEDLRVLVVFSPPER; this is encoded by the coding sequence ATGAAGGCATTCCGACTGGACGAGCTGGAAGCGGAGCGAGCCGCGAACGACGGGGCGTATCTGCAGTTCCTGCGGGAGCGGAACATGTCGGTCGGGCTCTACGCGCTCGACGCGGGCGACAGCGACCCGCAGCAGCCGCACCGACAGGATGAGGTGTACATGGTTGTGAGCGGCCGTGCGTCGATCACGGTCGGGATGGAGACGACGGAGGTCGCGCGCGGCAGCGTCGTGTACGTGCCGGCCGGGGTGCCCCACAAGTTCCACCACATCAGCGAGGACCTGCGGGTTCTCGTGGTGTTCTCGCCGCCGGAGCGGTGA
- a CDS encoding phage holin family protein, with amino-acid sequence MKNFVVKTIANAAALAVAVWLLDKITLTGDSTGEKTLTLLVVALLFGLVNFVVKPVVQVLTFPLFILTLGLITLVVNALMLLLTSWLADKLDVSFHVEGFWTAVLGGLIISIVSWAMNVALPDHKD; translated from the coding sequence ATGAAGAATTTCGTAGTCAAGACGATCGCCAACGCGGCAGCCCTGGCCGTGGCTGTGTGGCTGCTCGACAAGATCACGCTCACCGGCGACAGCACGGGCGAGAAGACCCTCACTCTGCTCGTCGTCGCCCTGCTGTTCGGCCTGGTGAACTTCGTGGTCAAGCCCGTGGTGCAGGTCCTGACCTTCCCCCTGTTCATCCTGACCCTCGGCCTGATCACACTGGTGGTCAACGCCCTGATGCTGCTGCTCACCTCGTGGCTGGCCGACAAGCTCGACGTCAGCTTCCACGTCGAGGGGTTCTGGACCGCCGTACTGGGTGGCCTGATCATTTCAATCGTGTCCTGGGCGATGAACGTCGCCCTCCCCGACCACAAGGACTGA
- a CDS encoding LysR family transcriptional regulator — protein MDLALLRTFVTVHRAGSFTRAAALLGLSQPAVTSQIRTLERQVGRPLFLRQARGVTPTTTGDELAHKAAPHLDALVEIAETGIDKDSSVRTLHLAGPPEFTAERALPALTALTGEDGQGLALRASFGNAEEVLEGLAAGHHDLAITTARPRGALLTATPLCDEEHVLVAAPHWSARIGPGKLRRRGASTVENLPLVEVHESLPFVSRYWAAVFDSRPAASGTVIVPDLRAVLACVTTGAGLAVLPRYLCATALKNGEVVALLEPAVPPLRTYFLVVRTGTLAMPHIARAHEWLLRAAAEWT, from the coding sequence ATGGATCTGGCCCTGTTGCGGACCTTCGTGACCGTGCACCGGGCAGGGTCCTTCACCCGGGCCGCGGCCCTCCTCGGTCTCTCCCAGCCCGCGGTGACCTCCCAGATCCGCACTCTGGAGCGGCAGGTCGGCCGCCCGCTCTTCCTGCGCCAGGCCCGCGGCGTGACCCCCACGACCACGGGCGACGAGCTCGCCCACAAGGCCGCGCCGCACCTCGACGCGCTCGTCGAGATCGCCGAGACCGGGATCGACAAGGACTCGTCCGTCCGCACACTCCACCTCGCCGGGCCACCGGAGTTCACCGCCGAACGCGCCCTGCCCGCCCTCACCGCGCTGACCGGCGAAGACGGCCAGGGCCTTGCGCTGCGCGCCTCGTTCGGCAACGCGGAGGAGGTACTGGAAGGGCTCGCCGCCGGGCACCACGACCTGGCGATCACCACAGCCCGTCCGCGTGGCGCACTGCTCACCGCGACCCCCCTGTGCGACGAGGAACATGTCCTGGTCGCCGCACCGCACTGGTCCGCCCGGATCGGCCCCGGCAAGCTGCGCCGCAGAGGGGCGAGCACGGTGGAGAACCTGCCGTTGGTCGAGGTGCACGAGTCGTTGCCGTTCGTCTCGCGCTACTGGGCCGCCGTCTTCGACTCCCGCCCCGCCGCATCGGGCACCGTGATCGTGCCGGATCTACGGGCCGTGCTCGCCTGTGTGACCACGGGCGCCGGGCTCGCCGTGCTGCCGCGCTACCTGTGCGCCACCGCCCTCAAGAACGGCGAGGTCGTGGCACTGCTCGAACCGGCGGTCCCGCCCCTGCGGACCTACTTCCTCGTCGTACGCACCGGCACACTCGCCATGCCGCACATCGCGCGGGCGCACGAATGGCTGCTGCGCGCTGCCGCCGAGTGGACATGA
- a CDS encoding HAD family hydrolase, with the protein MARLHLFDLDGTLLYGTAAPVEISRQLGLEREIAELERDFVAGRIDSPQYAVRVHALWVGLTDAHVTAAFEGAPWLGGIRDTWAEIRANGDYCAVVSLSPSFFVERLLEWGAHAAYGSRFPAVPFTEPVNPTGILDPAAKVKIANRLCEEFGVSQADCVAYGDSLSDLALFAAMPVSVAVNADPRLIDLATHTYVGRDLRKAYELVRTPVIEAIDGGGALNSE; encoded by the coding sequence ATGGCACGCCTACACCTCTTCGACCTGGACGGCACGCTGCTGTACGGCACCGCCGCGCCCGTGGAGATCTCCCGTCAGCTCGGCCTGGAGCGCGAGATCGCGGAGCTGGAGCGGGACTTCGTCGCCGGGCGTATCGACTCGCCCCAGTACGCGGTGCGCGTGCACGCGTTGTGGGTGGGCCTCACCGACGCCCATGTGACGGCCGCCTTCGAGGGGGCACCGTGGCTGGGCGGCATCCGGGACACCTGGGCCGAGATTCGCGCGAACGGCGACTATTGCGCTGTTGTCTCGCTCTCGCCGTCGTTCTTCGTGGAGCGCCTTCTGGAGTGGGGTGCCCATGCCGCGTACGGCTCGCGGTTTCCGGCCGTGCCGTTCACCGAGCCCGTGAATCCCACGGGCATCCTCGACCCGGCGGCCAAGGTGAAGATCGCGAACCGGCTCTGTGAAGAGTTCGGGGTGAGCCAGGCTGATTGCGTTGCGTACGGAGACTCACTGTCCGACCTGGCCCTGTTCGCCGCGATGCCCGTTTCGGTGGCGGTCAACGCCGACCCCCGGTTGATCGACCTGGCCACACACACGTATGTCGGACGCGATTTGAGGAAGGCGTACGAATTGGTGCGCACGCCGGTAATCGAGGCAATTGATGGAGGTGGAGCCTTGAATTCCGAGTGA